In a genomic window of Methanocella sp.:
- a CDS encoding MFS transporter has translation MALNVPVAKIERNIRLNYVYTMLMNTMLDKGIWMLFLSYRGLGLVQIGLLESVYQLGYLLFGLPAGAIGDLIGRKASLYLSIVTKVLSYILILISGDFLGYSASFVLGAMSWVLYNSASESITYESCRIVGNAGDYKKIYGNILALAFVAAALGVFTGGFLAEGSFENVYYAGILVMLAALVPALLFTETKGVASNVGSRSVSQLFKSSMKTIAGNPLVLYILVLFAAISTVDMTIYMYCQKYFQGMGIPVFAIGIILAVDSLFAALGARYSYALARLPAKKFIVIIPGVIFGAYILLSFSNNPLGVPMLWLGTIFVVAFWPIVSELVNARVPSEDRATILAFKSQLSSAGVAVLFPVVGFFAERASLSTAFLWLLAIMLPLVAYSVVKIRQTAF, from the coding sequence ATGGCCCTGAATGTTCCCGTCGCTAAGATCGAGCGCAACATCAGGCTGAACTACGTCTACACGATGCTCATGAACACGATGCTCGACAAGGGCATCTGGATGCTATTCTTAAGCTATAGAGGCCTTGGTCTGGTGCAGATCGGCCTGCTGGAGTCGGTCTACCAGCTCGGCTATCTTCTCTTCGGGCTGCCCGCGGGGGCCATCGGCGACCTGATCGGAAGGAAAGCGAGCCTCTACCTGAGCATCGTCACCAAGGTCCTTAGCTATATACTCATCCTCATATCGGGCGACTTTCTGGGCTATTCGGCCAGCTTCGTGCTCGGCGCGATGTCCTGGGTGCTCTATAATTCTGCGTCGGAGTCCATCACCTACGAGAGCTGCCGTATCGTGGGGAATGCCGGCGACTATAAGAAGATCTACGGCAACATCCTGGCGCTCGCGTTCGTTGCGGCGGCGCTGGGCGTCTTTACCGGGGGCTTCCTCGCTGAAGGCAGCTTCGAGAACGTCTACTACGCCGGGATACTAGTCATGCTGGCGGCCCTTGTGCCGGCCTTACTGTTCACCGAGACGAAGGGCGTAGCCTCGAACGTGGGGAGCAGGAGCGTGTCGCAGCTCTTCAAGAGCTCGATGAAAACCATCGCCGGAAACCCGCTGGTGCTTTACATCCTGGTGCTCTTCGCCGCCATATCCACGGTGGACATGACCATCTACATGTACTGCCAGAAGTATTTTCAGGGCATGGGCATACCCGTCTTCGCCATCGGCATCATCCTGGCCGTTGACTCGCTGTTCGCCGCCCTGGGCGCCAGGTACTCCTACGCCCTGGCCCGGCTGCCGGCGAAAAAGTTCATCGTCATCATACCAGGCGTCATCTTCGGGGCGTATATACTATTATCATTCTCTAATAACCCGCTGGGCGTGCCCATGCTGTGGCTGGGAACCATCTTCGTGGTGGCGTTCTGGCCCATCGTGAGCGAATTAGTCAACGCCCGGGTGCCGTCGGAGGACAGGGCCACTATTTTAGCGTTCAAGAGCCAGCTCTCCAGCGCCGGCGTCGCGGTGCTCTTCCCTGTCGTGGGCTTCTTCGCGGAGCGCGCATCGCTGTCGACGGCGTTCCTCTGGCTGCTGGCAATCATGCTGCCGCTGGTCGCCTACTCGGTAGTAAAAATAAGGCAGACGGCTTTTTAA
- a CDS encoding rhodanese-like domain-containing protein produces the protein MALRDDICSAMENYALTSTSDWNVIKADDLKKGLDSGKKLFLLDVREPSEFREGHISRAVNISVNELPRRVGELPQEKGLKMVVYCATGRRSAYAAMFLRVYGYGDVRSLAKGYKGWAGAGYPAVR, from the coding sequence ATGGCTTTAAGGGATGATATCTGTTCGGCAATGGAAAACTATGCCCTGACGTCGACTTCGGATTGGAACGTGATAAAGGCCGATGACCTGAAAAAGGGGCTCGACTCGGGAAAAAAGCTCTTTCTGCTGGACGTCCGCGAGCCCTCCGAGTTCCGGGAAGGCCATATCTCGAGGGCCGTGAACATTTCTGTAAATGAGCTTCCGCGGCGCGTCGGGGAGCTGCCGCAGGAAAAGGGCCTGAAGATGGTCGTCTACTGTGCTACGGGGCGGCGTTCCGCCTATGCCGCCATGTTCCTCAGAGTCTATGGCTATGGTGACGTGCGGAGCCTCGCCAAAGGCTACAAGGGATGGGCAGGTGCCGGATATCCGGCTGTCCGCTAA
- a CDS encoding acetate uptake transporter translates to MVNTQTLDAKEAKAVASTLANPAPLGLMGFGMTTVLLNLLNAGLITSSAWSMILAMGIFYGGVAQIIAGIMEFGKGNTFGTTAFTSYGLFWISLVTLLIFPKLGWYPAPDGASMAAYLALWGVFTAYMFVGTLNKNKAIQLVFGSLAVLFFLLAIGDFTGIALIKIFAGLEGIVCGFSAIYLAAAEVLNDAHGRQVLPIGGV, encoded by the coding sequence ATGGTTAACACTCAAACACTAGATGCAAAAGAAGCGAAAGCCGTGGCCTCCACCCTCGCCAATCCGGCGCCCCTGGGGCTCATGGGTTTTGGCATGACTACCGTACTGCTGAACCTGCTCAACGCGGGGCTCATTACCTCGTCGGCCTGGAGCATGATCCTGGCCATGGGCATCTTCTACGGCGGCGTCGCCCAGATTATCGCGGGAATTATGGAATTCGGGAAAGGCAACACCTTCGGCACGACCGCCTTCACGTCCTACGGGCTGTTCTGGATATCGCTTGTAACGCTGTTGATATTCCCGAAGCTGGGCTGGTACCCCGCGCCGGACGGCGCGTCGATGGCGGCGTACCTGGCCCTATGGGGAGTGTTCACTGCCTACATGTTCGTGGGGACGCTAAATAAGAATAAAGCCATTCAGCTCGTCTTCGGCAGCCTGGCCGTCCTGTTCTTCCTGCTGGCAATAGGCGACTTCACGGGCATCGCGCTTATAAAGATCTTCGCGGGCCTGGAGGGCATCGTCTGCGGCTTCTCGGCCATATATCTGGCGGCCGCCGAGGTGCTCAACGACGCCCACGGCAGGCAGGTCCTGCCCATCGGCGGGGTATAA
- a CDS encoding YbhB/YbcL family Raf kinase inhibitor-like protein, with the protein MSTKCILKLASQSFEPGKKIPVKYTCDGDDLSPQLSWDGAPEGTETFALIMDDPDAPGKTFTHWVIYNIPAHRNELPEGVRGEKIIKKNCFQGLNDFRQMGYGGPCPPPGRPHHYRFHLYALDTVLDVPSGVPKSAVLGAMKGHILAEDEIVGLYGRA; encoded by the coding sequence GTGAGCACAAAGTGTATATTGAAGCTGGCCAGCCAGTCTTTCGAGCCGGGCAAGAAGATACCCGTGAAATATACCTGCGACGGCGACGACCTGTCGCCCCAGCTCTCCTGGGATGGGGCGCCGGAGGGCACGGAGACGTTCGCCCTAATCATGGACGACCCCGACGCGCCCGGAAAGACGTTCACCCACTGGGTGATATACAACATACCCGCCCACAGGAACGAGCTTCCCGAAGGTGTCCGCGGGGAGAAGATCATTAAGAAGAATTGTTTCCAGGGGCTGAACGATTTCAGGCAGATGGGCTACGGGGGCCCGTGCCCGCCACCCGGCCGGCCGCACCACTACCGTTTTCATCTCTATGCGCTCGACACGGTGCTTGACGTGCCATCGGGCGTGCCGAAGAGCGCGGTGCTCGGCGCCATGAAGGGGCACATCCTCGCCGAGGACGAGATCGTGGGACTGTATGGAAGAGCGTAA